The Thunnus albacares chromosome 11, fThuAlb1.1, whole genome shotgun sequence genome contains a region encoding:
- the LOC122992691 gene encoding matrix-remodeling-associated protein 5-like, whose amino-acid sequence MYRSVCVLAALLALLVLTLEVPRGQACPRSCNCYQASEVHCTFRSLITIPPGLPAHTRRINLGFNSISRIHDSSLAGLKRVELLMLHSNDLHHLPDAVFRDMKSLQILKLSYNKLREIPSSQTFSGLTSLLRLYLDHNLLQHIHPRALLQLPSLRLLRLQGNRLHQLHPHTFCTLSLLNTYYFSTLRHLDLSNNSLTTLSRATLQTAPLLESLVLQANLWSCDCRMNWFLPWSLAHPGLMKCPSSPQCPMCALPNSLQGQGLLEQTELSCTSPVIPAPGRDTPLETELSEIQSSESFREPLGIASLGLSDQQGYSVDLSCNITHSTDSQDIAPLPDLSLSSPSPLPLAMSLSLECPVERESYENLWRILAYYSETAVRLEREIMLSKAPALAYRYRQTAETEGYYHTGVKASVKVRPQWLLQPAISIQLNRAQSNANRVHLIYSTRVSAHPDPTGLPSTSSRASHPWVLISTNHTTTALAAAVGGQVELPCPLLSSGNPKVQWILPDGSQLVSPSSSQDGRLRALASGLLIQKLELSNAGIYYCIARAGRDVDVLSLRLAVAESSVPPSGEQVGPPVTGTVGEPISLSCKASGSPAPYMSWVLPDGNIVRQGLAVSGGLTIQSNGSLSLLKPSLKDTGHYRCIAVNQYGSDSLSMQLEINPRHPPPLRTSFPRGPQSVAGRSTKIRAPLLRQVEEGSGNEEVEEERTLVINRKRPSPLQPPPKRRYPIGKPRRRGPVRDGSLRRGGGPVSSIEQRRNHYDSRHRITANKQRIDPAKWADILAKIRQKTVPTNNSQPITAEKTTAEPVGGGKDRYTGRHEEGHNTDRDRAEGAGMEAETEGSSVDDAALQEEGLRPIYPVHTETQTHRETKTDTETDTEIERGIERSTKTQKDLENETETHIQAEKGPQTETVTNSGTQRDPVTSKLLTRTNEIVSEPVEGEERETNPIPSRSRPQNPRQGHFPNLVPNLRPQGPLSRRRIGQRRRIINRPRGRPITPPRPIPDPTNPRSITVTPDTTTDQMNVLLLASTTTSPATLLTQSDHIKTLVSTPNGVVLNFLSPTVPNTPGISTSESASPSLTPSSPVSLSHSHTKTHTDMMTHSVNGPDTAVFTLFNTRIPVSTYSNIVTTQTHMPVTHAKTRTQGIHPQTATGEDVDRPPSEDSAELERNSLDVPHASQSSTTLSSTRSSVVSSTTTTSTTLKRTRLTTSIGSTTSISTTGASDTLLTTTTNTPMTTNPITSTPTTKIIPMYSTASTTTTTTTTSPALTSTAPTTTITSSTSPSTTTATPPTSTFTTTTTASSTTISSKAIPTTLKPTTSTTSTTIKTTTPTPSTSTISAKTPPTTALAAKPYTHSATTITMTTSTTASSRERPNVDQVDSRGRPVSGTPNQSRSPTDWKNPAANSIPDSHSSRPHWPPSPSLPAVPRAPVVRSRPRISDPHIRTVSVAAESTARLACEAQGEPKPTITWTKVATGAVMSIHSRAQRFEVLPNGTLVIQNVQLQDRGTYICSAHSFLGRDRLLTTLEVWTRPPRMQLASYRETTIHQGGAVHLECQADGVPTPLLSWVLPDRSVLTSTDSSSSRIIMDTNGTLHISVTLPSDRGVYRCVASNSAGAASASVRVHVSSLPPVIQQPREEHLLLSPGMPVYAHCSARGAPPPTLRWRIPDGTLVRPSQFLHGNLFVLPNGTLHIRKAGPRDSGNYQCTASNAVGADKRTVKVEVKGGAEGERRLGGARNEGAKAVATEKPSLLRDKTSSNASHSSKPFNSVSLSPLTPSDRSRTLLATPSSSHPHQRSSTNSHPKINKTFTASPTHFTNFNTTKLSSLSQPSTVPANNTKVSPSIVNNTRVTSSPPSDKSRASAVLHSLPVSPFSKARIVSTSPSVTTVHYGGNLQLHCSVTGNPTPIIIWRTPSRKLVDTHFSFDRRLKVYPNGTLSVQAVTEKDAGDYLCVTRNKVADDYRLLRVSVATKPAKIEPNQQLNQMVSFGKPLKVDCLASGLPDPAVRWSLPDGTMVNSVLQGEDRGVRARRLTVFDNGTLLVPAVGMGEEGEYTCYAENQGGQDTMKVKVKVMMTSPPTFTDDRSYRVIKVRQGATAIIPCQATGDPAPTVTWFSPARRVIPRSSGSGFYFERVVVVSDGTLEVRLAQKIDTGNYTCRATNSVGERHMVVGLEVEVPNHGLGGQVGGRGWSTSNGPGSDQRSRGDNINNAGISQYGFTNGVTSKLSNNDSNNTGSGASNGRIRNTVPSNGIKIATNGFNPALRSDSQNEFNRPVGGITTQYDSVISVGVSGARSTGIKVDNIGINRNGPGISVGNSQGTVRGDSVERNPGTSNNEVTVIKASNEASTSRDIGKISGFPRSVGVFSSSVPNYGAGAGTLNGNGFSRSSNTGLTDDNRRNSGGTSSAGAGATYNSTNTVVGVVTTVKQRVVKGQNVLLPCPSRGSPPPRLAWLLPGNGVLPAPYYGSRFIVHRNGSLELRGVRKSDGGTLVCVVRGERGETRIQVELEVSDPQEEVQSPTRRPAVERPVQKSLVSLETPRSGTSLASAQSRSVLPETLHQRIPVTQKPSQGSPSLPAVPRPVGPPPRSSGPVSEPAVSTRTASLVSIINGETLRLPCPAPQTPGYIQGSLLWTLPSGKVVSQGESGDSGQYVVQEDGTLIVQQATVFDRGTYTCRSTSYDSSSVSVVTVPVIVIAYPPRITKGPSPVTYTRPGVAVELPCLTIATPRATVTWETPDLTQLRVMGQARIYGNRYLSPQGSLVIQNPTVRDTGFYRCTAKNVIGVDTKATYLHVI is encoded by the exons ATGTATCGAAGCGTGTGTGTACTGGCGGCACTGCTGGCTCTGCTGGTGCTGACACTTGAGGTGCCCAGAGGCCAGGCCTGTCCCAGAAGCTGTAACTGCTACCAGGCCAGCGAAGTCCATTGTACCTTCCGCTCCCTGATTACCATACCTCCTGgcctgcctgcacacacacgcCGCATAAACTTAGG GTTCAACAGCATCAGCAGGATCCATGACAGTTCACTGGCCGGGCTAAAGAGGGTAGAGCTTCTGATGCTCCACAGCAATGATCTCCACCATCTTCCAGATGCAGTGTTTCGAGACATGAAATCACTGCAG ATACTAAAACTGAGCTATAACAAGCTGAGAGAGATCCCTTCATCTCAGACCTTCTCTGGCCTGACCTCACTGCTGCGTCTGTACTTGGATCACAACCTCCTCCAGCACATCCACCCCCGGGCCCTGCTCCAGCTGCCTAGCCTCAGGCTGTTACGTCTGCAAGGGAACAGGCTGCATCAGCTACATCCCCACACTTTTTGCACACTGTCCCTCCTGAATACGTATTACTTCTCTACACTCAG ACACCTAGACCTGTCCAACAACAGTCTAACCACTCTGTCCAGAGCGACCTTACAAACTGCACCCCTGCTGGAGTCTCTTGTGCTGCAGGCTAATCTGTGGAGTTGTGACTGTAGGATGAACTGGTTTCTCCCTTGGAGTCTGGCTCACCCAG GCTTAATGAAATGCCCCAGTAGTCCTCAGTGTCCAATGTGTGCCTTGCCCAATTCCCTTCAGGGGCAGGGCTTGCTTGAGCAGACTGAGCTATCTTGCACCTCTCCAGTCATCCCCGCCCCAGGAAGAGACACACCTTTGGAGACAGAACTCAGTGAGATTCAATCAAGTGAATCCTTCAGAGAGCCTTTAGGCATTGCCTCTCTGGGGCTTTCTGACCAACAGGGTTACAGTGTTGATCTGAGCTGCAACATCACTCACTCTACAGACTCTCAGGATATTGCTCCTCTTCCAGATCTTTCCCTTTCatccccttctcctctccccctcGCTATGTCACTCTCCCTGGAATGccctgtggagagagagagctatGAGAATCTTTGGCGGATCCTGGCTTACTATAGTGAGACTGCAGTTCGCCTTGAGAGGGAGATCATGCTGAGTAAAGCCCCGGCGCTGGCCTACCGCTACAGGcagacagcagagacagaaggaTATTATCACACTGGAGTTAAAGCTTCTGTTAAAGTCAGACCACAATGGTTACTACAGCCAGCCATTAGCATTCAGCTTAACAGAGCACAGTCCAATGCAAATAGAGTTCACCTTATATACTCAACAAGAGTGTCTGCTCATCCTGACCCTACTGGTCTTCCTTCAACATCCTCCCGAGCTTCTCACCCATGGGTGCTCATTTCAACTAATCATACCACCACAGCACTGGCAGCTGCAGTAGGCGGTCAGGTGGAACTCCCCTGCCCTCTTCTAAGTTCTGGTAATCCCAAAGTACAGTGGATTCTCCCAGACGGATCCCAACTTGTCTCCCCCTCCAGTAGCCAAGATGGTCGGCTACGAGCCTTGGCCTCTGGGTTACTTATACAGAAACTGGAGCTATCAAATGCTGGGATCTATTACTGCATAGCCCGGGCTGGCAGGGATGTAGATGTTCTCTCCCTCCGTTTGGCAGTAGCAGAGTCATCTGTTCCACCTTCAGGAGAGCAAGTGGGACCTCCTGTCACGGGAACTGTTGGGGAGCCCATCAGTCTGTCCTGCAAGGCATCTGGTTCACCAGCACCATACATGAGTTGGGTGTTACCAGATGGAAATATAGTACGGCAGGGATTAGCTGTATCAGGTGGACTCACTATACAATCGAATGGGAGTCTTTCTCTGCTTAAGCCTTCTTTGAAAGACACTGGTCATTACCGCTGCATCGCGGTCAACCAGTATGGTAGTGACTCTCTGTCCATGCAGCTGGAAATAAACCCACGACATCCCCCGCCACTTAGAACATCATTTCCTAGAGGGCCACAGTCAGTGGCTGGCCGGTCAACCAAGATACGAGCCCCTTTACTACGTCAAGTGGAGGAAGGATCGGGAAATGAAGAGGTGGAAGAAGAGAGGACTCTTGTTATCAACAGGAAGCGTCCAAGCCCTCTCCAGCCACCCCCAAAAAGACGTTATCCAATCGGGAAACCTAGAAGACGAGGGCCTGTGAGAGACGGCTCcctgagaagaggaggagggccTGTATCCTCCATTGAACAGAGAAGAAACCACTATGACAGCAGACATAGAATCAccgcaaacaaacaaagaataGACCCTGCGAAATGGGCTGACATATTGGCTAAGATCCGCCAAAAGACTGTTCCCACTAATAACAGCCAGCCTATCACAGCAGAAAAGACCACAGCTGAACCGGTGGGTGGAGGCAAAGACAGATACACAGGAAGACATGAGGAAGGTCATAatacagacagagatagagCAGAGGGAGCAGGGATGGAAGCAGAAACCGAGGGGTCGTCTGTTGATGATGCTGCTCTACAAGAAGAAGGCTTACGGCCCATTTATCCTgttcacacagaaacacagacacacagagagacaaaaacagacactgagacagatacagagatagagagagggatTGAGAggtcaacaaaaacacagaaagatctagaaaatgagacagagacacacatacaggcagAGAAAGGtccacagacagagacagtgacAAACTCAGGGACACAGAGAGATCCTGTCACCTCTAAGCTGTTGACTAGAACCAATGAAATTGTCTCAGAACCAGTTGAAGGAGAGGAGCGAGAAACAAACCCCATCCCATCTAGATCCAGGCCTCAGAACCCCCGGCAGGGACACTTCCCTAATTTGGTACCAAACTTGCGGCCTCAAGGCCCTCTCTCTCGCAGGAGGATCGGACAGCGAAGACGAATCATCAACAGGCCCAGGGGTCGACCTATCACCCCACCCCGACCTATCCCTGACCCTACAAACCCGAGGTCAATAACTGTGACACCTGACACCACCACAGATCAAATGAATGTATTGTTGCTGGCCTCAACAACCACATCTCCGGCTACTTTATTGACACAGAGTGACCATATTAAGACTCTTGTTTCTACTCCAAATGGCGTGGTACTGAACTTTCTGTCTCCCACTGTTCCTAACACTCCTGGTATCTCCACATCAGAATCTGCCTCCCCCTCActgactccctcctctcccGTCTCATTATCCCACtctcacacaaagacacatacagacatgatGACTCACTCAGTCAACGGACCAGACACTGCAGTGTTCACTCTCTTTAACACTAGAATACCGGTATCCACTTACTCTAATATTGTGACGACACAGACGCACATGCCAGTGACGCATGCCAAGACACGTACACAGGGCATACACCCACAAACAGCCACAGGAGAAGATGTTGATAGACCCCCAAGTGAAGACAGTGCAGAGCTGGAAAGGAATTCGTTGGATGTACCACATGCATCTCAATCCTCCACCACTCTCTCATCCACTCGCTCCTCTGTTGTTTCCTCAACAACAACCACTTCAACCACTCTCAAGAGAACTCGTCTGACTACTTCTATTGGAAGCACTACAAGTATATCTACTACTGGAGCGAGTGATACACTTCTCACAACAACTACAAATACTCCTATGACTACAAATCCCATCACGTCAACTCCAACTACTAAGATTATTCCAATGTATAGCACCGcctctactactactactactactactacaagtCCTGCTCTTACATCTACTGCTCCCACTACCACTATTACTTCTTCAACTAGCCCCTCTACCACTACAGCTACCCCTCCTACTAGTACTTTTACCACAACCACTACTGCTAGTAGTACTACAATCTCATCCAAAGCTATTCCCACAACTCTTAAACCCACTACTTCAACTACTTCTACAACTATTAAAACTACTACTCCTACTCCTAGTACTAGTACCATCTCTGCCAAAACTCCTCCAACTACTGCTTTGGCAGCTAAACCTTATACACACTCTGCTACTACTATAACAATGACAACAAGTACCACAGCATCATCTAGAGAGAGGCCAAATGTTGACCAAGTTGACTCCAGAGGGAGGCCTGTTTCTGGCACTCCAAACCAGAGCCGATCCCCTACTGATTGGAAGAACCCTGCAGCTAATTCTATTCCAgattcacacagcagcaggccACACTGGCcaccctctccttctctccctgcTGTCCCCAGG GCCCCAGTTGTGAGATCTAGACCAAGGATTTCAGACCCACACATCAGGACAGTGTCAGTCGCAGCAGAGAGCACTGCCAGGCTGGCTTGTGAAGCTCAGGGAGAGCCGAAACCCACCATCACATGGACCAAGGTTGCTACAG ggGCGGTGATGTCAATCCACTCCAGGGCTCAACGTTTTGAGGTTCTGCCAAATGGCACCCTTGTTATCCAGAATGTTCAGCTGCAGGACAGGGGCACATATATCTGCAGTGCACACAGCTTTCTGGGTCGCGACAG GTTGCTAACCACCCTGGAAGTGTGGACACGCCCCCCACGGATGCAGCTGGCCAGCTACAGAGAAACCACCATTCATCAAGGTGGAGCGGTGCACTTGGAATGCCAGGCGGACGGTGTACCAACCCCTTTGCTCTCTTGGGTCCTGCCGGATCGTTCTGTTCTGACTTCCACTGACTCCTCCAGCAGTCGAATCATTATGGACACAAATGGAACCCTTCATATCTCAGTAACTTTACCTAGTGACCGGGGAGTGTATCGCTGTGTGGCCTCCAACTCAGCAGGTGCTGCCAGTGCATCTGTCCGTGTACATGTGTCCTCGTTGCCCCCGGTGATACAGCAACCCAGAGAGGAACACCTGCTCTTGTCTCCAGGGATGCCTGTTTATGCTCATTGCTCTGCCCGAGGTGCCCCGCCACCAACTCTGCGCTGGCGTATCCCAGATGGGACTCTAGTTCGCCCATCCCAGTTTCTCCATGGCAACCTTTTTGTCTTGCCCAATGGGACACTGCACATTCGAAAAGCTGGACCAAGGGACTCAGGGAATTATCAGTGCACAGCAAGTAATGCTGTTGGAGCTGATAAGAGGACTGTGAAGGTAGAAGTTAAAGGGGGagcagaaggagaaagaagacTGGGAGGAGCAAGAAATGAAGGAGCAAAAGCAGTTGCTACTGAAAAACCATCACTTCTTAGAGACAAAACTTCGtccaatgccagccactcctCAAAGCCATTCAACTCCGTTAGTCTCTCCCCTCTAACGCCCTCTGATAGATCCAGGACCTTGCTGGCCACCCCCAGCTCTTCTCACCCTCACCAACGCAGTTCCACTAACTCACATcctaaaatcaataaaactttcACTGCCTCCCCCACACACTTTACCAActtcaacacaacaaaactctcctctctctcccaacCCTCCACAGTGCCTGCAAATAACACCAAAGTCTCACCCAGCATTGTAAACAACACAAGAGTTACTTCTTCTCCCCCCTCTGACAAAAGCAGAGCTTCAGCTGTTTTGCACTCCTTGCCTGTCTCTCCTTTCAGCAAAGCCCGTATTGTCTCCACCTCACCCTCCGTCACTACTGTTCACTATGGGGGTAATTTGCAGCTCCACTGCTCTGTAACTGGTAACCCAACCCCCATTATCATTTGGAGGACCCCCAGCAGGAAACTGGTGGACACGCACTTCAG TTTTGACCGACGTCTGAAGGTGTATCCTAATGGCACCCTGTCAGTCCAGGCAGTAACAGAGAAGGATGCTGGAGATTACCTCTGTGTCACACGCAACAAGGTCGCAGATGATTATCGTCTCCTGCGTGTCTCTGTGGCTACCAAGCCTGCCAAGATTGAGCCCAACCAGCAGCTTAATCAGATGGTATCATTTGGTAAACCACTGAAG GTCGACTGCTTGGCATCAGGACTGCCTGACCCAGCTGTCCGCTGGAGCCTGCCAGATGGAACCATGGTGAACAGTGTGTTGCAAGGGGAAGACAGAGGAGTGCGAGCACGGAGGCTAACTGTGTTTGACAATGGGACGTTACTGGTTCCAGCAGTGGGTATGGGAGAGGAAGGGGAGTACACGTGTTATGCTGAGAATCAAGGAGGTCAAGACACCATGAAG GTCAAAGTTAAGGTCATGATGACATCTCCACCAACCTTCACTGATGACAGAAGCTATCGTGTTATCAAAGTACGGCAGGGAGCAACTGCCATCATTCCCTGCCAGGCCACAGGAGATCCCGCTCCAACAGTGACATGGTTTTCCCCAGCCCGCCGTGTTATCCCACGGagttctggttctggttttTATTTTGAGCGAGTTGTGGTGGTTTCAGATGGAACTCTGGAGGTGCGTCTGGCCCAAAAGATTGACACCGGAAACTATACATGCCGAGCAACCAACTCAGTTGGGGAGAGACACATGGTTGTGGGCTTGGAAGTGGAAGTCCCTAATCATGGACTTGGTGGCCAGGTGGGAGGAAGAGGTTGGAGTACCAGCAATGGGCCTGGTAGTGATCAACGTAGTAGAGGGGACAACATTAATAATGCAGGGATAAGCCAGTATGGATTTACCAATGGTGTCACAAGCAAGCTTAGTAACAATGACAGCAACAACACTGGCTCTGGCGCTAGTAATGGCAGGATAAGAAACACCGTACCAAGCAATGGCATTAAAATAGCAACCAATGGCTTCAATCCTGCCCTTAGGAGTGATAGCCAAAATGAATTCAACAGGCCTGTCGGTGGAATTACAACACAATATGATAGTGTAATCAGTGTTGGGGTGAGCGGGGCAAGGAGTACAGGCATTAAAGTAGATAACATTGGAATAAATAGAAATGGACCTGGCATTAGTGTTGGAAATAGTCAAGGCACAGTTAGAGGAGATAGTGTTGAAAGGAATCCTGGGACTAGTAATAATGAAGTCACTGTGATAAAGGCTAGTAATGAAGCAAGCACCAGCAGAGACATTGGCAAGATAAGTGGTTTTCCTAGGAGTGTTGGTGTTTTTAGTAGCAGTGTGCCTAATTATGGAGCTGGTGCAGGCACACTTAATGGAAATGGGTTCAGTAGGAGTAGCAATACAGGATTGACCGATGATAACAGACGGAATAGTGGTGGTACAAGTAGTGCAGGTGCAGGTGCTACTTATAACTCTACTAACACAGTTGTAGGTGTGGTCACAACAGTGAAGCAGCGAGTGGTGAAAGGCCAAAATGTTCTTTTGCCATGCCCCTCCAGGGGATCCCCTCCCCCCCGCCTGGCCTGGCTTCTGCCTGGTAATGGCGTGTTGCCAGCTCCTTACTATGGCAGCCGATTCATTGTGCACCGAAATGGCTCCTTGGAGCTGAGGGGTGTGCGGAAGAGTGATGGCGGAACCTTGGTATGTGTAGTGAGAGGTGAAAGAGGAGAGACGAGGATACAGGTGGAGTTGGAGGTCTCTGATCCACAAGAAGAGGTTCAGTCTCCAACTAGGAGACCAGCTGTGGAAAGACCTGTGCAGAAAAGTCTTGTTTCATTGGAGACACCTCGCTCAGGAACCTCACTGGCTTCAGCTCAGTCAAGGTCAGTATTGCCTGAGACGCTTCATCAAAGAATCCCAGTTACTCAAAAGCCTTCACAGGGGAGTCCATCTTTACCTGCTGTGCCTCGTCCAGTTGGCCCACCACCTCGCTCAAGTGGCCCTGTTTCAGAGCCAGCAGTGAGCACCCGAACAGCCTCCCTAGTGAGCATTATTAATGGAGAGACTCTTCGCCTGCCTTGCCCTGCTCCTCAAACCCCTGGATACATCCAGGGCTCTCTCTTATGGACCTTGCCCAGCGGCAAGGTGGTTTCCCAGGGTGAGAGTGGTGACTCAGGCCAATACGTAGTCCAAGAGGATGGGACATTAATAGTGCAACAGGCAACCGTGTTTGACCGAGGCACCTACACCTGCAGATCCACCAGTTATGACTCCTCCTCGGTTTCAGTGGTCACGGTTCCTGTCATCGTCATCGCCTACCCCCCACGCATCACAAAAGGCCCCTCCCCTGTGACCTACACACGCCCTGGAGTTGCTGTGGAGCTGCCCTGCCTTACCATAGCAACACCGCGGGCGACGGTTACCTGGGAAACACCAGACCTGACACAGCTTAGGGTGATGGGTCAGGCTCGTATCTATGGTAACCGCTATCTTAGTCCTCAGGGTTCCTTGGTGATACAGAACCCGACAGTTAGGGATACAGGATTTTACAGGTGCACTGCCAAAAATGTAATAGGAGTGGACACCAAGGCGACATACCTGCATGTTATataa